The Pyrenophora tritici-repentis strain M4 chromosome 2, whole genome shotgun sequence genome window below encodes:
- a CDS encoding tricarboxylate transport protein, mitochondrial precursor, translating to MQTAASRNAYQTARNIIQKDNLLGLYRGFSPVILGIVPKIAIRFASFETYKSLLALPDGSQSSQRLLLAGLAAGVTESILVVTPMEMVKIRLQSQKRAANPQRAIQVVLDIVRNEGIRKLWTGISLTSLRQGTNQAANFFVYSHLKSFVLERRGGKDSKTLPPYQTALIGLVSGSVGPLCNAPIDTIKTRVQKSPSRPGESSFRRIVHQTSQLVTNEGLPALYRGIGPRILRVGIGQAVSFTAYEFLIARITLYKVAAVESIPHRKISMA from the exons ATGCAGACGGCAGCAAGCCGCAACGCCTATCAGACTGCCAGAAACATCATCCAGAAGGATAATCTTCTTGGCTTGTATCGCGGTTTCAGCCCTGTTATATTGGGGATTGTACCCAAGATCGCTATACGCTTCGCTAGTTTTGAGACGTATAAATCGCTTCTGGCGCTTCCAGATGGGAGCCAATCTAGCCAACGGCTGCTTTTGG CTGGCCTGGCAGCAGGAGTGACGGAGTCTATCCTTGTTGTAACACCCATGGAGATGGTGAAGATCCGACTGCAATCCCAGAAGCGTGCTGCGAATCCCCAACGAGCCATACAAGTCGTCCTGGATATCGTTCGTAATGAGGGGATTAGGAAATTATGGACTGGAATTTCCCTTACGTCGTTACGGCAGGGGACAAACCAAGCAG CCAACTTCTTTGTATACAGTCATTTGAAGTCTTTCGTACTAGAGAGGAGAGGAGGGAAAGACTCGAAAACTCTACCCCCGTATCAGACCGCCCTGATCGGCTTGGTATCTGGCTCTGTTGGGCCACTCTGCAATGCACCAATAGATACTATAA AAACAAGGGTTCAGAAATCGCCATCTCGGCCTGGTGAAAGCAGCTTTCGAAGGATAGTCCACCAGACTAGTCAGCTTGTCACAAACGAGGGCCTGCCTGCTTTGTATAGGGGTATTGGGCCGCGGATTCTTCGAGTGGGCATAGGCCAGGCCGTGTCTTTTACGGCGTACGAGTTTCTTATTGCACGGATTACTCTCTACAAGGTTGCGGCTGTGGAGTCGATACCACATCGAAAGATTTCGATGGCATAG
- a CDS encoding E1-DerP2-DerF2 multi-domain protein produces the protein MQLTTLFVAALSAATATATPSWMGGDQVAIKAEYKVPGDNPLYFCGDPADDILKIEKVDLSPNPPVPGQSLSIKATGDFKEEVGEGFKMHLQVKYGLITLINQNADGCDTIKKGDLDCPLEKGEMSLTKDVDLPREIPPGTYTVLADVFTADGDKITCLTAKIAFHR, from the exons ATGCAGCTCACCACCCTCTTCGTCGCTGCGCTCAGCGCCGCTACCGCCACTGCGACACCCTCATGGATGGGAGGCGACCAGGTCGCCATCAAGGCCGAGTACAAGGTGCCCGGCGACAATCCGCTGTACTTCTGCGGCGACCCAGCCGACGACATCTTGAAGATTGAAAAGGTCGACCTAAGCCCCAACCCACCGGTTCC TGGCCAGTCGCTCTCGATCAAGGCAACGGGTGACTTCAAGGAGGAGGTCGGCGAGGGCTTCAAGATGCACCTCCAAGTCAAGTACGGACTCATTACGCTCATCAACCAGAATGCCGACGGGTGCGACACGATCAAGAAGGGCGATCTCGACTGCCCGCTCGAGAAGGGTGAGATGAGCTTGACCAAGGATGTTGATCTGCCCAGGGAGATTCCTCCG GGCACCTACACCGTCCTCGCAGATGTATTTACTGCCGACGGCGACAAGATCACCTGCCTCACTGCCAAGATCGCTTTCCACCGGTAA
- a CDS encoding Secreted trypsin serine protease, with translation MRFQTIIAFALPALALAVPTPQDPNFEFPADTPDDDIVGGSTAASGEFPYIVSLQVGGSHICGGSLINGNTVVTAAHCSVSSVIGSVSNLRVRAGSLSRSSGGTLVGVSQVIVNPNYRSSSQDYDIAIWKLSSSIPTSSTIGYVGLPASGSDPAAGATVTVAGWGTLSSGGSSPNALYKVSVPGDSGGPLVDASKTLVGVVSFGQGCALPGYPGVYSRVSTLLSFIQQYD, from the exons ATGCGTTTCCAAACCATCATCGCTTTCGCGCTCCCTGCGCTCGCTCTTGCTGTTCCTACTCCCCAGGACCCCAACTTCGAGTTCCCTGCCGACACTCCTGATGATGACATTGTTGGTGGCTCCACCGCTGCCTCTGGCGAGTTCCCCTACATTGTCTCTCTCCAGGTCGGCGGATCCCACATTTGCGGTGGTTCGCTCATCAACGGCAACACCGTTGTCACTGCTGCTCACTGCTCCGTGAGCTCCGTCATCGGCTCCGTCAGCAACCTCCGCGTCCGCGCCGGTTCCTTG AGCCGCTCCTCCGGTGGCACTCTTGTCGGTGTCTCCCAGGTCATCGTCAACCCCAACTACCGCAGCAGCAGCCAGGACTACGACATTGCCATCTGGAAGCTGTCTTCGTCGATCCCCACCAGCAGCACCATCGGCTACGTCGGCCTCCCTGCCTCTGGCTCCGACCCGGCTGCCGGTGCCACCGTCACCGTCGCCGGCTGGGGCACCCTCAGCTCCGGTGGCAGCTCCCCCAACGCCCTCTACAAGGTCAGCGTCCCC GGTGACTCTGGCGGCCCTCTTGTCGATGCTTCCAAGACTCTTGTTGGTGTCGTTTCTTTCGGCCAGGGCTGCGCGCTTCCTGGTTACCCCGGTGTTTACTCCCGCGTCAGCACCCTCCTTTCTTTCATCCAGCAGTACGACTAA
- a CDS encoding DUF2418 multi-domain protein yields the protein MPKLVRRAPLSERIKSYLDPSDWLIWISEELNSSDWDDFASSYALYIGFGANLLFVLAQANSGAPTTDDDDGVFSEVQGPGWVEWIMGLVVLVLSITSVGNAWLVWGKRRYYRLFEQSVDIAPQTPSAKRVRVDSSPAGASPMQFVKNLVQNNATSRAHPVEGRDVWEVAVWDPNPLCLQLFCLFSPLHVVLYYFNLPVAPLDPRPSIRVTSTLFIGAVLSLQLWWLRSAFTRQIKDNALISRQVLHEYDSKFVHPSLRKQCRDVGIQTISKDRGRDSSVGVKGSSLHLASEVVTYTPTTIISRTFRTNPNSSYASQYDPDNVGPARSTQHTPSRKTRYSTSSTAMDDDFSSPPPSPLTNTKPLPPSTNHPRCFFFFHKQRRRLPRYKHARRFPFTQIHRQFPHSRFRPPQLYHHEGKR from the coding sequence ATGCCGAAACTCGTGCGCCGCGCGCCTTTGTCGGAGCGCATCAAATCCTACCTCGACCCCTCCGACTGGCTGATCTGGATATCGGAAGAACTCAACAGTTCCGACTGGGACGACTTTGCCTCATCCTACGCTCTCTACATCGGCTTCGGCGCAAACCTGCTCTTTGTCCTCGCACAGGCAAACAGCGGCGCACCCACGACCGACGACGATGACGGCGTCTTCAGCGAGGTTCAGGGCCCGGGCTGGGTAGAGTGGATAATGGGTCTAGTGGTCTTGGTTCTCAGCATCACGAGTGTTGGAAATGCATGGCTGGTATGGGGCAAGAGGAGGTACTATCGCCTTTTCGAGCAGAGCGTCGACATTGCGCCTCAGACGCCGAGTGCAAAGCGCGTTAGGGTTGACTCATCGCCGGCGGGAGCCAGCCCGATGCAGTTTGTGAAGAATTTGGTACAAAACAACGCGACGAGTCGGGCGCATCCAGTTGAAGGCAGGGACGTCTGGGAGGTTGCTGTTTGGGACCCGAATCCCCTTTGTCTGCAGCTGTTCTGTCTCTTCAGTCCGCTGCACGTCGTTCTCTACTACTTCAACCTCCCGGTTGCGCCGCTGGACCCGAGACCGAGCATCAGGGTTACATCGACACTTTTCATCGGAGCAGTGCTGTCGTTGCAGCTTTGGTGGTTGAGAAGCGCATTCACGCGCCAAATCAAGGACAACGCCCTCATCAGCCGACAAGTACTCCACGAATACGACAGCAAATTCGTACACCCATCACTCCGAAAGCAATGCCGAGACGTGGGTATCCAAACCATCTCAAAAGACAGGGGACGGGACTCCAGTGTCGGTGTCAAGGGCAGCAGTCTCCACCTCGCCAGCGAAGTCGTCACATACACACCCACAACCATCATCAGCCGCACCTTCCGCACCAACCCAAACTCCAGCTACGCCTCACAATACGACCCTGACAACGTCGGTCCAGCTCGCTCAACCCAACACACACCCTCGCGCAAAACACGCTACTCGACCTCCTCCACCGCCATGGACGACGACTTCTCCTCCCCCCCTCCGAGCCCCCTCACAAACACCAAACCCCTTCCGCCAAGCACCAACCATCCCcgctgcttcttcttcttccacAAACAACGACGGCGGCTACCTCGGTATAAACACGCACGCCGCTTCCCCTTTACGCAAATCCACCGGCAGTTTCCTCACTCGCGATTCCGACCACCGCAGCTCTACCACCACGAGGGGAAGAGATAG
- a CDS encoding NtpG, Archaeal-vacuolar-type H+-ATPase subunit F: MTTAAPPGRPGAPASTELRPHDDSRQPTRRNMAAPAAQYKDRQFLAVIGDEDTCTGMLLAGVGHVTQPPDSQKNFLVVDAKTETAVIEAAFDKFTTERKDIAILLINQHIAERIRHRVEAYTAAFPSLLEIPSKDHPYDPEKDSVLKRVRRLFGE, from the exons ATGACGACGGCCGCACCCCCCGGCCGGCCTGGAGCTCCAGCTTCAACCGAGCTTCGACCTCACGACGACAGCCGCCAACCTACACGACGCAATATGGCAGCACCGGCAGCCCAGTACAAGGACAGACAGTTCCTGGCCGTCATCGGCGATGAG GACACTTGCACGGGCATGCTGCTCGCGGGCGTAGGC CACGTTACTCAACCCCCGGACAGCCAGAAGAACTTCCTAGTCGTGGACGCCAAGACGGAAACCGCGGTCATTGAAGCTGCCTTTGACAAGTTCACCACGGAGCGCAAGGATATCGCCATTCTGCTCATCAACCAACAT ATTGCCGAGAGGATACGACACCGAGTCGAGGCATACACGGCTGCCTTTCCCTCACTGCTCGAGATACCGTCCAAAGACCATCCCTACGACCCCGAGAAGGACAGTGTGCTGAAGAGGGTGAGGAGGTTATTCGGAGAGTAA